Proteins from one Streptomyces caniferus genomic window:
- a CDS encoding RICIN domain-containing protein, whose amino-acid sequence MITEPAPHGSARRTLAAFAAVALATLATSVSPLTTGTAHADTPAMTGLSLSPRLPQSDGLAASLDLAADSPDYKTGMVINKSPIASWSILPNRDGSFLIRNDKTQKCVDFDTDNGHLVEPEYCDQKNSKQNWYLQPSGGGDNYYLIRNVSTDKCMDVFGGSANDGTTVGIHDCNGASNQEWTIGPTPGSEYTGPSLADLATAYALKQCSNAAGSVKSCDYEVTGDSVASVGNLKRVSSNVWNNSTDAGERTITWTQTTSQTNTVGTSLTVTSEVGVNVEFVTAKVSTALSARYEHSWTQTDAVSDANKISVKPGNYSWAMRGQLMKTVTGKWTFTNDLGDTWSGDGTATVPAKDGTDSRSSDLVLCTSDSPAPECVDNR is encoded by the coding sequence ATGATCACCGAGCCGGCCCCCCACGGGTCAGCGCGGCGGACGCTGGCCGCATTTGCCGCGGTCGCCCTCGCCACCCTGGCCACGTCAGTGTCTCCGCTCACGACCGGAACGGCTCACGCGGACACCCCCGCCATGACCGGCCTGTCCCTGTCGCCGCGTCTGCCCCAGAGCGACGGCCTCGCGGCGTCCTTGGACCTGGCTGCGGACTCGCCGGACTACAAGACCGGAATGGTCATCAACAAGTCTCCGATAGCGAGTTGGAGCATCCTTCCCAACAGGGACGGGAGCTTCCTGATCCGCAACGACAAGACGCAGAAGTGCGTCGACTTCGACACCGACAACGGCCACCTCGTCGAGCCGGAGTACTGCGACCAGAAAAACAGCAAGCAGAATTGGTATCTGCAGCCCTCCGGCGGTGGTGACAACTACTACCTGATCCGGAACGTCAGCACCGACAAGTGCATGGACGTGTTCGGGGGAAGCGCGAACGACGGCACGACCGTGGGTATCCACGACTGCAACGGTGCCAGCAATCAGGAGTGGACCATCGGCCCGACGCCCGGGTCGGAGTACACCGGCCCCAGCCTCGCGGACCTGGCCACCGCGTACGCCCTGAAGCAGTGCAGCAATGCTGCCGGCAGCGTCAAGTCGTGCGACTACGAGGTCACCGGCGACAGCGTGGCTTCCGTGGGGAACCTGAAGCGGGTCAGCTCCAACGTGTGGAACAACAGCACCGACGCCGGGGAACGGACCATCACCTGGACGCAGACCACGTCCCAGACCAATACGGTGGGCACCTCCCTCACCGTCACCAGCGAGGTCGGGGTCAACGTCGAATTCGTCACGGCCAAGGTCAGTACGGCGCTCTCCGCACGCTACGAGCACTCCTGGACCCAGACCGACGCCGTGAGCGACGCGAACAAGATTTCCGTGAAGCCGGGCAACTACAGCTGGGCCATGCGAGGCCAGCTGATGAAGACGGTGACGGGCAAGTGGACGTTCACCAATGATCTCGGTGACACCTGGTCCGGCGACGGCACCGCCACCGTCCCCGCCAAGGACGGCACCGACAGCCGCAGCAGCGACCTGGTGCTGTGCACGAGCGACAGCCCCGCTCCGGAGTGCGTCGACAACCGGTGA